The Candidatus Kapaibacterium sp. genome includes a region encoding these proteins:
- the uppP gene encoding undecaprenyl-diphosphatase UppP has translation MSIIEAIILGIIQGLTEFIPISSTAHLTIAGHLMGLIDPDSPEKWTAFIAIIQLGTLVAVLFYFRTDIYQIPKSFLSENLSKRKSFKEQSYESRMGWLMIIGTIPIVIVGLLLKDFIEGSFTKELNVIAGSLIGLALILALAEKVSTRTKDMKAITIKDSIIIGLAQCVALIPGSSRSGTTITAGLFMGLNRETAARFSFLLSIPAILASGLLSVYQAMDYIDGSEAINLIVATIFSGISGYYAIDFLINFLKKHSTFVFIYYRIALGITIYVALMYFNF, from the coding sequence ATGAGCATCATAGAAGCAATTATTTTAGGCATCATCCAAGGGTTGACGGAATTCATTCCAATCAGTAGCACAGCACATCTTACTATAGCAGGACACCTAATGGGACTGATTGACCCCGATTCTCCCGAAAAGTGGACCGCATTTATCGCTATCATACAGTTGGGAACTTTGGTAGCTGTACTGTTTTACTTCAGAACTGATATTTACCAAATCCCAAAATCCTTTTTGTCCGAAAATTTAAGCAAACGAAAATCCTTTAAGGAACAAAGCTACGAATCCAGAATGGGCTGGCTCATGATCATAGGTACAATTCCGATAGTAATAGTAGGGCTTTTGCTCAAAGATTTCATAGAAGGCAGCTTTACGAAAGAACTCAACGTCATCGCCGGTAGTTTGATAGGATTGGCTCTTATTCTCGCCCTCGCCGAGAAAGTATCCACACGAACCAAAGACATGAAAGCAATCACAATCAAAGATTCCATCATAATCGGACTTGCTCAATGCGTAGCTCTGATACCGGGTTCATCTCGCTCAGGAACGACGATTACAGCCGGATTGTTCATGGGCTTGAACCGAGAAACGGCTGCAAGATTTTCCTTCTTACTTTCAATTCCGGCAATTTTAGCAAGTGGATTATTGAGCGTGTATCAAGCAATGGATTACATTGACGGTAGCGAAGCAATCAATTTGATTGTTGCAACCATCTTTTCGGGCATCAGTGGCTATTATGCAATTGATTTTCTTATCAATTTCTTGAAAAAGCACAGCACTTTTGTATTCATATATTATCGTATCGCATTAGGTATAACTATATATGTAGCTCTTATGTACTTTAACTTTTAA
- the pepT gene encoding peptidase T, translating to MKNEILERLLRYVKIDTQSDPASSNTPSTQKQFDLANLLVEELKAFGLKHVEISDKCYVYATLPSNIPTDDTAYGKVPAIGFIAHVDTSPDTTGANVNPQIIENYKGGDIVLPNDTSVVIKTAESLGLDKCIGHTIVTTDGTTLLGSDDKSGVAAIMTAVKYLLDNPQIIHGDIRIGFTPDEEIGRGANHFDVEKFNCKYAYTLDGELPGEINKETFSANACIIRAKGRDIHPGYAKDIMVNSIRAIAEVIALTPADMAPETTDGYQPYIHPHKVTGTVEHSELHLLFRDFKTEGLDTQKVMMEKIVAQVQAKHPKVILELEIVEYYRNMLELLESQPEGLDYLWEACERAGTNPYWSPIRGGTDGSRLTAMGLPTPNIYTGGQNFHSKTEWVSIDFLAKAVETVVQLSQVWYEKSKN from the coding sequence ATGAAGAATGAAATTTTAGAGAGATTACTCCGCTACGTAAAAATTGATACCCAGTCAGACCCTGCATCAAGCAATACACCAAGTACACAAAAGCAATTCGATTTAGCAAATTTGCTCGTCGAAGAGTTGAAAGCATTTGGTTTGAAACATGTGGAAATTTCCGACAAATGCTATGTTTATGCAACGTTACCTTCGAATATCCCCACTGATGACACAGCTTATGGCAAAGTTCCGGCAATCGGATTTATAGCCCATGTGGACACTTCGCCTGATACGACCGGAGCAAATGTAAATCCACAGATAATCGAAAATTACAAAGGTGGCGATATTGTTCTGCCAAATGACACAAGCGTTGTAATCAAAACTGCCGAATCACTCGGTTTGGATAAGTGCATCGGGCATACAATCGTGACTACTGACGGCACAACGCTATTAGGCTCGGACGACAAATCCGGCGTTGCAGCAATCATGACCGCAGTTAAATATTTATTGGACAATCCCCAAATCATTCATGGTGACATAAGAATTGGATTCACACCTGATGAGGAAATCGGACGTGGTGCAAATCATTTCGATGTAGAAAAATTCAATTGCAAGTACGCCTATACACTCGATGGCGAGTTACCCGGCGAAATTAACAAAGAGACTTTTTCGGCAAATGCTTGCATCATCCGTGCAAAAGGTCGCGACATTCATCCAGGGTATGCCAAGGATATTATGGTCAATTCTATTCGTGCAATCGCTGAAGTCATCGCATTGACACCCGCCGATATGGCTCCGGAAACTACAGATGGCTACCAACCATACATTCACCCTCATAAAGTCACGGGAACAGTAGAACATTCAGAATTACATTTATTATTCCGTGATTTCAAAACCGAAGGACTCGACACACAAAAAGTTATGATGGAAAAAATCGTAGCCCAAGTTCAAGCAAAACATCCAAAAGTAATATTGGAGCTCGAAATTGTTGAGTACTACAGAAATATGTTGGAATTGCTCGAATCCCAACCCGAAGGGCTCGACTATCTTTGGGAAGCTTGCGAAAGAGCCGGAACAAACCCATATTGGAGTCCGATTCGTGGTGGTACAGACGGTTCGAGATTAACAGCAATGGGTCTCCCCACTCCGAATATCTATACCGGTGGTCAAAACTTTCATAGTAAGACAGAATGGGTTTCTATAGATTTCTTAGCCAAAGCAGTTGAAACTGTGGTGCAACTTAGCCAAGTTTGGTACGAAAAAAGTAAGAATTAA
- a CDS encoding HDOD domain-containing protein, whose amino-acid sequence MDNRIEYYLNKSKHFPTLPTIYTSLMNVLSNPRSTIQDVTDVISRDQSSASKLLKIANSSLFSIQGKINTISQAVFYLGFNEVKNVLLALSVMDIFSQVGNSSNANIVHLWKHSISVGVVSKLLSVRLGLKDTEDFFIAGILHDIGKLFFIHSFKDEYDNLITEAKDTSRRLIDLEFEKYGTTHDIVGGMLAEKWHLPTDLRNIIKYHNHGSIIGRTDILLSCVHIANIISIMMETEILGDVFVPQPNFKVWSVLKLPPNTFGEMHQSIISTTESAYAILKI is encoded by the coding sequence ATGGACAACAGAATAGAATACTATCTCAACAAATCAAAGCATTTCCCGACTTTACCAACAATTTACACTTCATTGATGAATGTGCTCTCCAACCCTCGTTCTACAATTCAAGATGTAACAGATGTGATTTCACGCGACCAATCATCAGCTTCAAAATTACTGAAAATTGCAAATTCTTCGTTATTTTCTATTCAAGGCAAAATCAATACAATAAGTCAAGCAGTTTTTTATCTTGGTTTCAACGAAGTCAAAAATGTTCTATTAGCTCTCTCAGTGATGGATATATTTTCTCAAGTTGGTAACTCAAGCAATGCAAATATTGTCCATTTATGGAAACATTCGATTTCCGTCGGAGTGGTTTCAAAACTATTGAGTGTTAGACTTGGGCTTAAGGATACAGAAGACTTTTTCATTGCCGGTATTTTGCATGATATTGGTAAATTATTCTTCATACATTCGTTTAAAGATGAATACGACAACTTAATTACCGAAGCTAAAGATACTTCTAGAAGACTAATAGATTTAGAATTCGAAAAGTATGGTACAACTCATGACATTGTAGGCGGAATGTTAGCCGAAAAATGGCATCTCCCTACCGATTTAAGAAATATCATAAAATATCACAATCATGGTTCGATTATTGGGAGAACGGATATTCTGTTATCTTGCGTACATATTGCGAATATCATTTCAATTATGATGGAAACAGAAATTTTAGGAGATGTTTTTGTGCCTCAGCCAAACTTCAAAGTATGGAGTGTACTTAAATTGCCTCCCAATACTTTTGGAGAAATGCACCAATCAATTATCTCAACAACTGAAAGCGCTTACGCAATTTTAAAGATTTAA
- a CDS encoding sensor histidine kinase, with protein sequence MKIQNKNKEITLNNLILEIQDISSRISNTNTGFDFINESLKIIIRYTKSLSAGFFVLDETNYDFILKRSLPANMHDFYISTFEILSEDGDIGNSLQNATYYQSHSESQDIYHLILPLISIKSVKGLVIISSNHDYSQSELFILKLLHYFSSYIAVFLENQYLSSQNQKTQVLLDQLIASRTIELVENNTQLGEKIENLKLNLSMSIPHEVRTPINEIMGMSNYLLNFLKSKKDDCDEDIEDIIIDIKNSAARLNNLFENFIYHTRLSVIATSMKDIQALHSQYSPYCESIIKEQAIIRSNKYSRLSDLDVHLVSAVIKIGEEYLAKIIDELVDNAFKFSKEGTKVSINSHIDGKMYVISIKDLGVGIPSDFLDQISSYTQFNRMKNEQQGLGLGLAIAYKIIDLHNGDIDIDSRLGEFTHVTIKLPIVTDFNPDFI encoded by the coding sequence ATGAAAATCCAAAATAAGAATAAAGAAATAACTTTAAATAATTTGATTCTTGAAATTCAAGATATTAGTAGTAGAATTTCTAATACCAATACCGGATTCGATTTTATAAATGAGTCTCTTAAAATAATTATTCGATATACAAAATCATTATCAGCGGGATTCTTTGTACTTGATGAAACTAATTATGATTTTATTTTGAAAAGAAGTCTTCCTGCTAATATGCATGATTTTTATATTTCGACTTTCGAGATTTTGTCAGAAGATGGAGATATTGGTAATTCCTTACAAAATGCAACCTACTACCAATCACATTCTGAGAGTCAAGATATTTATCATTTGATTTTGCCCCTCATAAGCATTAAATCTGTCAAGGGATTAGTAATTATTTCTTCAAATCACGATTATTCTCAATCCGAGTTATTTATATTAAAATTATTACATTATTTTTCGAGTTATATAGCTGTTTTTTTAGAAAATCAATATTTATCTTCCCAAAATCAAAAAACACAAGTACTATTAGACCAATTAATCGCTTCGCGAACAATAGAATTAGTTGAAAATAATACCCAGCTTGGTGAAAAAATCGAGAATCTCAAACTGAACCTAAGTATGTCAATTCCGCATGAAGTGAGAACACCAATCAACGAAATCATGGGAATGTCCAATTATCTTTTAAATTTCTTGAAATCAAAAAAAGATGATTGTGATGAAGATATAGAAGATATTATAATTGATATAAAAAATTCAGCTGCCAGATTGAACAACTTATTTGAAAACTTTATTTATCACACTCGGCTTTCTGTCATTGCTACAAGTATGAAAGATATTCAAGCATTGCATTCGCAGTACAGTCCATATTGCGAATCAATAATTAAAGAACAAGCAATAATCAGGTCCAACAAATACTCCCGATTATCTGACCTCGATGTTCATTTAGTAAGTGCGGTTATCAAAATAGGCGAAGAATATTTAGCGAAAATCATAGATGAATTGGTGGATAATGCTTTCAAATTTTCGAAAGAAGGAACCAAGGTTTCTATTAATTCACACATTGACGGTAAAATGTATGTTATCTCCATCAAAGATTTGGGTGTTGGGATACCGTCTGACTTTTTGGACCAAATCAGTTCATATACGCAATTCAACAGAATGAAAAACGAACAACAAGGGTTGGGCTTAGGGCTTGCTATAGCCTATAAAATTATTGATTTGCATAATGGCGATATTGATATAGATAGCCGATTGGGCGAATTTACTCATGTGACAATCAAACTTCCAATTGTAACAGATTTCAATCCGGATTTTATCTAA
- the ftsH gene encoding ATP-dependent zinc metalloprotease FtsH, with product MSESPNNGDNKKEKKDPFNEFKRMGDGNTPPANMMRNMMLMFVLAAGVFIVYIFMQGTQQHDWPVSYTDYQRFLREDLIKEAVIVKSQLNHFEFRGVLKQPVTLMVDNRERTITRFSTFLGVLDSESEKVWEEKGIALRYEEGDTSIWRSLIMILPWILIIGLFIFFMRRMQGGGSKGIFSFGKSKAKLLNENHPKVTFDDVAGADEAKYELQEVIEFLREPEKFQKLGGKIPRGVLLLGPPGTGKTLMARAVAGEAKVPFYSISGADFVEMFVGVGASRVRDLFEQAKKTPPCIVFIDEIDAVGRHRGAGLGGGHDEREQTLNQLLVEMDGFEQNNGVIIIAATNRPDVLDPALLRPGRFDRQVVVDRPDVKGREGIFKVHTSKIPLGSDIDIETLAKGTPGLSGADIANIVNEAALLAARRNSNQVTMFDFENAKDKVLMGVERKSMVISEREKEMTAYHEMGHALAGKFMRHADPVHKVTIIPRGRALGLTWNLPNEEFYSKSARYFEDQLVVLMAGRAAEKLVFNVLSTGASNDLQRATRVARKMVCEWGMSELIGPVTFNNDDGEVFLGRDFSKTRDHSEETAQSIDGEVRRILNKAMEQATALLEEKIDILHRISKILLEREILDGEELDALIRGEELPPISKQAMNAIRTIKINGDNH from the coding sequence ATGTCAGAATCGCCGAATAATGGTGATAACAAAAAGGAAAAGAAAGACCCATTCAATGAATTTAAGCGAATGGGTGATGGAAATACTCCACCGGCAAACATGATGCGAAACATGATGTTAATGTTTGTGCTTGCTGCCGGTGTCTTTATAGTTTACATTTTCATGCAAGGTACGCAACAACACGATTGGCCCGTATCTTATACAGATTATCAAAGATTTTTGAGAGAAGATTTGATAAAAGAAGCCGTAATAGTCAAATCTCAGTTGAATCATTTTGAGTTCAGAGGAGTTTTGAAACAACCCGTAACATTGATGGTAGATAACCGTGAACGTACAATTACAAGATTTTCTACTTTTTTGGGTGTATTAGATTCGGAATCTGAAAAAGTTTGGGAAGAAAAAGGTATTGCACTAAGATATGAAGAGGGCGACACCTCAATTTGGCGCAGCTTGATAATGATTTTGCCATGGATTCTAATCATTGGGCTATTTATTTTCTTCATGCGACGGATGCAAGGCGGTGGGTCGAAAGGGATTTTTTCATTTGGCAAATCTAAAGCAAAATTACTTAACGAAAATCACCCCAAAGTCACTTTCGATGACGTTGCAGGTGCCGACGAAGCCAAATATGAATTGCAAGAAGTTATTGAATTTTTGCGCGAACCGGAGAAATTCCAAAAACTTGGTGGCAAAATTCCACGCGGTGTTTTGTTATTAGGACCTCCCGGAACAGGCAAGACACTCATGGCTCGTGCAGTAGCAGGCGAAGCAAAAGTTCCCTTTTACTCGATTTCCGGCGCTGATTTTGTCGAAATGTTTGTGGGCGTCGGTGCAAGCCGAGTTCGTGATTTATTCGAGCAAGCAAAGAAAACCCCACCGTGTATCGTATTTATAGATGAAATTGATGCAGTCGGTCGCCACAGAGGTGCCGGTTTGGGTGGCGGACACGATGAAAGAGAACAAACCTTGAACCAATTACTTGTTGAAATGGATGGTTTCGAGCAAAATAATGGAGTAATAATTATTGCTGCAACAAACCGCCCCGACGTATTAGACCCGGCATTACTTCGTCCGGGCAGATTCGACAGACAAGTAGTGGTGGACAGACCGGATGTCAAAGGACGTGAAGGGATATTCAAGGTTCATACGAGTAAAATACCGCTTGGTTCAGATATTGATATAGAAACTTTAGCAAAAGGCACTCCCGGACTATCTGGAGCAGATATTGCAAATATCGTAAACGAAGCAGCACTTTTGGCAGCACGCCGAAACAGCAACCAAGTTACGATGTTTGATTTCGAAAATGCCAAAGATAAAGTACTGATGGGCGTTGAACGCAAGAGCATGGTAATTTCGGAACGCGAAAAAGAAATGACCGCCTATCATGAGATGGGGCACGCACTTGCAGGTAAATTTATGCGTCATGCCGACCCTGTTCACAAAGTCACAATTATTCCGCGTGGCAGAGCTTTGGGATTGACTTGGAATTTACCAAACGAAGAATTTTATTCAAAATCAGCACGCTATTTTGAAGACCAACTTGTCGTTCTAATGGCTGGCAGAGCCGCCGAAAAGCTCGTTTTCAACGTGCTATCAACCGGTGCATCGAATGATTTGCAACGTGCAACACGCGTAGCACGCAAAATGGTTTGCGAATGGGGAATGAGCGAGTTAATCGGACCGGTCACATTTAATAATGACGACGGGGAAGTATTCTTGGGCAGAGATTTCTCCAAAACTCGCGACCATAGCGAAGAAACAGCACAAAGTATTGACGGCGAAGTTCGCAGAATTTTGAATAAAGCTATGGAACAAGCAACAGCACTTTTAGAAGAAAAAATTGATATTTTGCATAGGATTTCCAAAATTTTGCTCGAACGCGAAATACTTGACGGAGAGGAACTCGATGCATTAATTCGTGGCGAAGAATTGCCGCCAATCAGCAAACAAGCTATGAATGCGATTCGGACAATTAAAATCAATGGTGACAATCACTAA
- a CDS encoding T9SS type A sorting domain-containing protein yields the protein MKPSEVAELRIFNTLGECVMTTPTAHPSTGSGSDNLRIDISHLPRGVYYVRIGSRTQMFVKK from the coding sequence TTGAAACCATCGGAAGTCGCAGAATTGAGAATCTTCAATACTTTGGGTGAATGCGTGATGACCACCCCGACCGCTCACCCTTCGACAGGCTCAGGGAGCGATAATTTAAGAATTGATATTTCGCATCTTCCTCGTGGCGTGTATTATGTGCGCATCGGCAGCCGGACGCAAATGTTTGTGAAGAAGTGA
- the trpS gene encoding tryptophan--tRNA ligase has product MEQRKVILSGVTPSGILTIGHLTGALTNWVKLQNEYDCYYMIADLHAITAKQTPAELRKRTLDTAAMFIASGIDPVNSTLFIQSHVPEHSQLTWVLNTFTGMGECSRMTQFKDKSRQHSENINVGLFTYPVLMAADILLYQADLVPVGEDQKQHLELTRNLAQRFNHNYSDTFKVPEPYIPEIGARIMSLQEPEKKMSKSDPIQGSIIFLTDTEDQIVGKIKRAVTDSGSDVIFDEENKPGVANLMTLYHIATGKSMSEIESEFAGKGYGDFKSQVGDSVAAFISPIRTRYNELIANKDELAKILISGGEKARHTALRTLRKVYKKVGFVQF; this is encoded by the coding sequence ATGGAACAGAGAAAAGTGATTTTGAGCGGTGTGACTCCTTCGGGGATACTGACAATCGGGCATTTGACAGGTGCTTTGACTAATTGGGTCAAATTGCAGAACGAATATGATTGTTATTATATGATAGCCGATTTGCATGCAATCACTGCCAAACAGACTCCCGCAGAATTGCGCAAACGCACCTTGGACACCGCTGCGATGTTCATTGCATCGGGTATAGACCCCGTCAATTCAACTTTGTTTATCCAATCTCACGTGCCTGAACATTCCCAGCTCACTTGGGTGCTCAATACTTTCACAGGTATGGGCGAATGCAGCCGTATGACTCAATTCAAGGACAAATCGCGCCAACATTCTGAAAATATCAACGTCGGCTTGTTCACTTATCCTGTGCTAATGGCTGCCGATATTTTGCTCTACCAAGCAGACCTCGTGCCCGTCGGCGAAGACCAGAAGCAGCATCTCGAGCTTACTCGCAATTTGGCACAAAGGTTCAATCACAACTATTCAGACACTTTCAAAGTTCCTGAGCCGTACATCCCCGAAATTGGTGCGCGCATCATGAGTCTTCAGGAGCCGGAAAAGAAAATGTCCAAGTCCGACCCAATCCAAGGCTCAATCATATTTTTGACCGATACCGAAGACCAGATTGTAGGCAAAATCAAGCGTGCAGTGACCGATTCGGGCAGCGACGTCATATTTGATGAGGAAAACAAACCCGGTGTAGCAAATTTGATGACGCTCTATCACATCGCCACCGGCAAGTCCATGAGCGAAATCGAGAGTGAATTCGCCGGAAAAGGCTATGGCGATTTCAAATCCCAAGTTGGCGATTCCGTAGCCGCGTTCATCAGCCCCATTCGCACCCGCTACAACGAACTAATCGCAAACAAGGACGAATTGGCAAAGATACTTATCAGTGGTGGCGAAAAAGCCCGCCACACCGCCTTACGAACATTGCGCAAAGTTTATAAAAAGGTCGGCTTCGTGCAGTTTTGA